A region of Oxyura jamaicensis isolate SHBP4307 breed ruddy duck chromosome 5, BPBGC_Ojam_1.0, whole genome shotgun sequence DNA encodes the following proteins:
- the PGF gene encoding placenta growth factor isoform X2 yields the protein MQSPLFPWDLQPTGIVLPAGTPSLPTSRSHSFPAHRHLKIAQERPQSSFGFTPSSGVWPGRPQTRSRERLHSQAADPAGAPEARGTASAEAPVLTFKEIWNRSFCRPLEQLVDVIAEFPNEVEYIFRPSCVALQRCGGCCGDEGLRCVPVETSTVTMQLLKIKPNGEAPYVEMSFTEHKKCECRPRQDLMRLGRRRPKGRDAACRAGSLRSAPGLAPASGA from the exons ATGCAGAGCCCGTTATTTCCCTGGGACCTGCAGCCCACAGGGATCGTGTTGCCCGCTGGcaccccttcccttcccacctcccgCAGCCACAGCTTTCCTGCCCACCGGCACTTAAAAATAGCACAGGAAAGGCCACAGAGCTCCTTTGGGTTTACTCCCAGCAGCGGGGTTTGGCCTGGCCGCCCCCAGACCCGCTCCAGGGAGAGGCTccacagccaggctgcagaTCCCGCTGGG GCCCCGGAGGCGCGGGGGACAGCCAGCGCGGAGGCGCCCG TCCTGACCTTTAAGGAGATCTGGAATCGCAGTTTCTGCCGGCCGCTGGAGCAGCTGGTGGATGTCATTGCCGAGTTCCCCAACGAGGTGGAGTACATCTTCAGACCCTCCTGCGTCGCCCTGCAGCGCTGCGGGGGCTGCTGCGGAGATGAGGGGCTCCGCTGTGTCCCTGTGGAGACCAGCACGGTCACCATGCAG CTCCTGAAGATAAAGCCCAACGGGGAGGCACCCTACGTGGAGATGTCGTTCACCGAGCACAAGAAGTGTGAATGCAG GCCGCGGCAGGACCTGATGAGGCTGGGGAG GAGGAGACCCAAGGGCCGAG ATGCGGCATGCCGCGCAGGTAGCCTCCGCTCTGCCCCCGGCCTCGCTCCTGCCTCTGGGGCCTGA
- the PGF gene encoding placenta growth factor isoform X4 encodes MQSPLFPWDLQPTGIVLPAGTPSLPTSRSHSFPAHRHLKIAQERPQSSFGFTPSSGVWPGRPQTRSRERLHSQAADPAGAPEARGTASAEAPVLTFKEIWNRSFCRPLEQLVDVIAEFPNEVEYIFRPSCVALQRCGGCCGDEGLRCVPVETSTVTMQLLKIKPNGEAPYVEMSFTEHKKCECRPRQDLMRLGSLSLLLSF; translated from the exons ATGCAGAGCCCGTTATTTCCCTGGGACCTGCAGCCCACAGGGATCGTGTTGCCCGCTGGcaccccttcccttcccacctcccgCAGCCACAGCTTTCCTGCCCACCGGCACTTAAAAATAGCACAGGAAAGGCCACAGAGCTCCTTTGGGTTTACTCCCAGCAGCGGGGTTTGGCCTGGCCGCCCCCAGACCCGCTCCAGGGAGAGGCTccacagccaggctgcagaTCCCGCTGGG GCCCCGGAGGCGCGGGGGACAGCCAGCGCGGAGGCGCCCG TCCTGACCTTTAAGGAGATCTGGAATCGCAGTTTCTGCCGGCCGCTGGAGCAGCTGGTGGATGTCATTGCCGAGTTCCCCAACGAGGTGGAGTACATCTTCAGACCCTCCTGCGTCGCCCTGCAGCGCTGCGGGGGCTGCTGCGGAGATGAGGGGCTCCGCTGTGTCCCTGTGGAGACCAGCACGGTCACCATGCAG CTCCTGAAGATAAAGCCCAACGGGGAGGCACCCTACGTGGAGATGTCGTTCACCGAGCACAAGAAGTGTGAATGCAG GCCGCGGCAGGACCTGATGAGGCTGGGGAG TCtctctttgctgctttccttttga
- the PGF gene encoding placenta growth factor isoform X1 — MQSPLFPWDLQPTGIVLPAGTPSLPTSRSHSFPAHRHLKIAQERPQSSFGFTPSSGVWPGRPQTRSRERLHSQAADPAGAPEARGTASAEAPVLTFKEIWNRSFCRPLEQLVDVIAEFPNEVEYIFRPSCVALQRCGGCCGDEGLRCVPVETSTVTMQLLKIKPNGEAPYVEMSFTEHKKCECRPRQDLMRLGRRRPKGRGKRRGDKKRRKDCELCGMPRR; from the exons ATGCAGAGCCCGTTATTTCCCTGGGACCTGCAGCCCACAGGGATCGTGTTGCCCGCTGGcaccccttcccttcccacctcccgCAGCCACAGCTTTCCTGCCCACCGGCACTTAAAAATAGCACAGGAAAGGCCACAGAGCTCCTTTGGGTTTACTCCCAGCAGCGGGGTTTGGCCTGGCCGCCCCCAGACCCGCTCCAGGGAGAGGCTccacagccaggctgcagaTCCCGCTGGG GCCCCGGAGGCGCGGGGGACAGCCAGCGCGGAGGCGCCCG TCCTGACCTTTAAGGAGATCTGGAATCGCAGTTTCTGCCGGCCGCTGGAGCAGCTGGTGGATGTCATTGCCGAGTTCCCCAACGAGGTGGAGTACATCTTCAGACCCTCCTGCGTCGCCCTGCAGCGCTGCGGGGGCTGCTGCGGAGATGAGGGGCTCCGCTGTGTCCCTGTGGAGACCAGCACGGTCACCATGCAG CTCCTGAAGATAAAGCCCAACGGGGAGGCACCCTACGTGGAGATGTCGTTCACCGAGCACAAGAAGTGTGAATGCAG GCCGCGGCAGGACCTGATGAGGCTGGGGAG GAGGAGACCCAAGGGCCGAGGTAAGAGAAGAGGAGACAAGAAGAGACGTAAAGACTGTGAGCT ATGCGGCATGCCGCGCAGGTAG
- the EIF2B2 gene encoding translation initiation factor eIF-2B subunit beta, whose translation MPGAAERGAELREQMDAFVARLRGGGGRPRSEDTARHTLALLRKIIAHGHWGSAGELMELIRAEGRRMAAAQPSETTVGNMVRRVLKVIREEYGRLRGRSEESDQQESLHKLLTSGGLNEDFNTSYPTLKANVIEAINELLIELEGTTDNIAMQALEHIHSNEVIMTIGYSRTVEAFLKEAARKRKFQVIVAECAPFCQGHEMAVRLSKENIETTVMSDAAIFAVMSRVNKVIIGTKTILANGALIAVSGTHTLALAAKHHSTPLIVCAPMFKLSPQFPNEEDSFHKFVSPQEVLPFTEGEILAKINVHCPVFDYVPPELITLFISNIGGNAPSYIYRLMSELYHPDDYEL comes from the exons ATGCCGGGCGCGGCGGAGCGCGGCGCGGAGCTGCGGGAGCAGATGGACGCCTTCGTGGCGCggctgcggggcggcggcgggcggccgcgCTCCGAGGACACGGCGCGGCACACGCTGGCGCTGCTGCGGAAGATCATCGCGCACGGCCACTGGGGCTCGGCCG GGGAGCTGATGGAGCTGATCCGGGCGGAGGGCCGGAGGATGGCGGCAGCCCAGCCGTCAGAGACCACCGTGGGCAACATGGTGCGGCGAGTGCTGAAGGTCATCCGGGAGGAGTACGGCAG gcTTCGTGGGCGCAGCGAGGAAAGCGACCAGCAAGAATCCCTGCACAAACTTCTGACTTCTGGAGGACTGAATGAGGATTTCAACACCTCCTACCCTACCCTCAAAGCTAACGTTATTGAAGCTATTAACGAGCTGCTAATAGAGCTAG AGGGCACCACCGATAACATCGCTATGCAGGCACTGGAGCACATCCACTCCAACGAGGTGATCATGACCATTGGCTACTCTCGCACTGTTGAGGCCTTCCTGAAGGAGGCTGCCCGCAAGCGGAAATTCCAGGTCATCGTGGCGGAGTGCGCGCCTTTCTGCCAG GGTCACGAAATGGCGGTCCGACTGTCTAAAGAGAACATCGAGACTACTGTCATGAGCGATGCAGCTATTTTTGCTGTCATGTCTCGAGTCAACAAG GTCATCATTGGTACAAAGACAATCCTGGCCAATGGTGCGCTGATCGCCGTGAGCGGGACTCACACCCTGGCGCTGGCAGCGAAACACCACTCCACCCCGCTCATCGTGTGTGCCCCCATGTTCAAGCTCTCGCCGCAG TTCCCTAATGAAGAAGATTCATTCCACAAGTTTGTGTCACCACAGGAAGTGCTGCCATTCACAGAAG GGGAGATCCTGGCAAAGATCAATGTTCACTGCCCAGTGTTTGACTACGTCCCGCCAGAGCTCATTACTCTCTTCATTTCTAACATCGGGGGAAATGCACCTTCCTATATCTACCGCCTCATGAGTGAACTCTACCACCCAGATGACTACGAACTCTAA
- the PGF gene encoding placenta growth factor isoform X3 produces the protein MARRRRRRRRRSGAGGRTGGRTPVSRWRRGDMPGGGGAAAAAALRPAGGGAAMRLLGAFLRLLLAGALGAPAPEARGTASAEAPVLTFKEIWNRSFCRPLEQLVDVIAEFPNEVEYIFRPSCVALQRCGGCCGDEGLRCVPVETSTVTMQLLKIKPNGEAPYVEMSFTEHKKCECRPRQDLMRLGRRRPKGRGKRRGDKKRRKDCELCGMPRR, from the exons AtggcccggcggcggcggcggcgacgGCGGCGGAGCGGTGCCGGTGGCCGTACCGGTGGCCGTACCCCGGTGTcccggtggcggcggggcgacatgccgggggggggcggcgcggcggcggcggcggcgctgagGCCGGCCGGTGGCGGAGCAGCGATGCGGCTGCTCGGAGCCTTCctgcggctgctgctggccggggCGCTGGGGGCGCCG GCCCCGGAGGCGCGGGGGACAGCCAGCGCGGAGGCGCCCG TCCTGACCTTTAAGGAGATCTGGAATCGCAGTTTCTGCCGGCCGCTGGAGCAGCTGGTGGATGTCATTGCCGAGTTCCCCAACGAGGTGGAGTACATCTTCAGACCCTCCTGCGTCGCCCTGCAGCGCTGCGGGGGCTGCTGCGGAGATGAGGGGCTCCGCTGTGTCCCTGTGGAGACCAGCACGGTCACCATGCAG CTCCTGAAGATAAAGCCCAACGGGGAGGCACCCTACGTGGAGATGTCGTTCACCGAGCACAAGAAGTGTGAATGCAG GCCGCGGCAGGACCTGATGAGGCTGGGGAG GAGGAGACCCAAGGGCCGAGGTAAGAGAAGAGGAGACAAGAAGAGACGTAAAGACTGTGAGCT ATGCGGCATGCCGCGCAGGTAG